The following are encoded together in the Streptomyces flavofungini genome:
- a CDS encoding LLM class flavin-dependent oxidoreductase, with translation MQFSVIFEAQLADPTVDREHRLIHDCVEQAVLAEEMGFDRVWAVEHHSLKWYAHMSAPEVFLTWVAARTRTIRVGHGVVCMPFRFNHPARVAERAAMLDLLSGGRLDLGAGRGGTAQETSLCGVDPDRTTQEVEEALRVVAAAWEHDELEHHGPLLDIAPHPILPRPAQTPHPPLFLACSRAETLERAAALGVGALVMGFAGPESVAGMRRVYDDAIAARTPERFVSSVVNDHFAVLCPTVVLDDGAAARRVGLRGQRFFAQSIAHWYGGAGLPDEAVVDGADEAAALRTAGERVAARLNEQDIPVRPSATAVFHADHAYGTAADAVAHVERLRAAGADEVMCLVQMGTVPQEACLETLRQWGETVIPRFRPRRREVA, from the coding sequence GTGGACCGCGAGCACCGGCTCATCCACGACTGCGTCGAACAGGCCGTACTGGCCGAGGAGATGGGGTTCGACCGCGTCTGGGCGGTCGAGCACCACTCCCTGAAGTGGTACGCGCACATGTCCGCGCCGGAGGTCTTCCTGACCTGGGTGGCCGCGCGCACCCGCACCATCCGCGTCGGGCACGGCGTCGTCTGCATGCCGTTCCGCTTCAACCACCCCGCGCGCGTGGCCGAGCGGGCCGCCATGCTCGACCTGCTCTCCGGCGGACGGCTCGACCTGGGCGCGGGCCGCGGCGGCACGGCACAGGAGACCTCGCTGTGCGGGGTCGACCCGGACCGCACGACCCAGGAGGTCGAGGAGGCGCTGCGCGTCGTCGCCGCTGCCTGGGAGCACGACGAGCTGGAACACCACGGTCCGCTGCTCGACATCGCACCGCACCCGATCCTGCCGCGCCCCGCACAGACCCCGCACCCGCCGCTGTTCCTCGCGTGCAGCAGGGCCGAGACGCTGGAGCGGGCCGCGGCGCTCGGTGTCGGCGCGCTCGTGATGGGGTTCGCGGGGCCCGAGTCCGTCGCCGGTATGCGGCGCGTGTACGACGACGCCATCGCGGCGCGCACGCCGGAGCGCTTCGTGTCGAGCGTCGTCAACGACCACTTCGCCGTGCTCTGCCCGACCGTCGTGCTCGACGACGGCGCGGCGGCCCGGCGCGTGGGCCTGCGCGGCCAGCGGTTCTTCGCGCAGTCCATCGCGCACTGGTACGGCGGCGCGGGGCTGCCCGACGAGGCGGTGGTCGACGGCGCCGACGAGGCGGCCGCGCTGCGCACCGCGGGCGAACGGGTCGCGGCGCGCCTGAACGAACAGGACATCCCGGTGCGGCCGTCCGCCACCGCCGTGTTCCACGCCGACCACGCGTACGGCACCGCTGCCGACGCGGTCGCCCACGTCGAGCGGCTGCGGGCGGCCGGGGCGGACGAGGTGATGTGCCTGGTCCAGATGGGGACGGTGCCGCAGGAGGCGTGCCTGGAGACGCTGCGGCAGTGGGGCGAGACGGTGATCCCGCGCTTTCGGCCCCGGCGCAGGGAGGTGGCCTGA
- a CDS encoding alpha/beta hydrolase: MASDTGHAAAAGGDGAAAEPDPAAPVPLAAEARPLVAALSEFFPDIGGTVTDAVEARRVLAAAPASPFPPPRVGSVSDRFVPGPPGAPDLRVRCYLPEAAPAGGAAEGAPGRAEGAPASGTAAVAPRPTVVFFHGGGWSLCSVDTHDATARGLCRAAHAAVVSVDYRLAPEDPFPAAVDDAYAALRWAAAHRAELGGEDGPLVLAGDSAGGNLAAVSALTARDGGGPPVAQQVLIYPAVDGRDRGPVGGRDHGRAGGRDRGRVDGRDTSFLTPAHGRWFREQYLGAYLRAGGDPADPRVSPLLAADLCGLPPAVVVTAGHDPLCAQGRAYAARLRGAGVPVVEAHFPAMFHGFFGFPELLADARAAQEAVTEAIASTAGDRKNSGATGGGAG, encoded by the coding sequence ATGGCGTCCGACACGGGACATGCCGCCGCGGCGGGCGGTGACGGGGCGGCGGCCGAGCCGGACCCCGCCGCCCCCGTCCCCCTCGCCGCCGAGGCCAGGCCCCTCGTGGCCGCGCTCAGCGAGTTCTTCCCCGACATCGGCGGCACCGTCACCGACGCCGTCGAGGCGCGCCGCGTCCTGGCGGCCGCGCCCGCGTCGCCGTTCCCGCCGCCGCGCGTCGGCTCCGTCTCCGACCGGTTCGTCCCGGGGCCGCCGGGGGCGCCGGACCTCCGCGTGCGGTGCTACCTGCCCGAGGCGGCCCCTGCCGGGGGAGCGGCGGAGGGGGCGCCCGGGAGGGCGGAGGGGGCGCCGGCGAGCGGGACCGCGGCGGTCGCGCCCCGCCCCACCGTCGTCTTCTTCCACGGTGGCGGCTGGTCCCTGTGCAGCGTGGACACCCATGACGCGACCGCGCGCGGCCTGTGCCGCGCGGCCCACGCCGCCGTGGTCTCCGTGGACTACCGCCTCGCGCCCGAGGACCCGTTCCCCGCGGCCGTCGACGACGCGTACGCCGCCCTCCGGTGGGCCGCCGCGCACCGCGCCGAACTCGGCGGCGAGGACGGTCCGTTGGTGCTCGCGGGCGACAGCGCCGGTGGCAACCTCGCGGCGGTGTCCGCGCTCACGGCCCGCGACGGGGGCGGGCCGCCGGTGGCGCAGCAGGTGCTCATCTATCCGGCGGTGGACGGCCGGGACCGCGGCCCGGTGGGCGGTCGGGACCACGGCCGGGCGGGCGGTCGGGACCGCGGCCGGGTGGACGGCCGCGACACCAGCTTCCTCACCCCCGCCCACGGCCGCTGGTTCCGCGAGCAGTACCTGGGCGCGTACCTGCGCGCGGGCGGCGACCCGGCCGACCCGCGCGTCTCGCCGCTCCTCGCCGCCGACCTCTGCGGCCTGCCGCCCGCCGTCGTGGTCACCGCGGGCCACGACCCCCTGTGCGCGCAGGGCAGGGCCTACGCGGCGCGGCTGAGGGGCGCCGGTGTCCCCGTCGTCGAGGCGCATTTTCCGGCCATGTTCCATGGGTTCTTCGGCTTCCCCGAGCTCCTCGCGGACGCCCGCGCGGCACAGGAAGCAGTGACAGAAGCGATCGCCTCGACGGCGGGTGACAGGAAAAACAGCGGCGCCACCGGGGGTGGGGCAGGATAA